One window of Opisthocomus hoazin isolate bOpiHoa1 chromosome 15, bOpiHoa1.hap1, whole genome shotgun sequence genomic DNA carries:
- the ITPRIPL2 gene encoding inositol 1,4,5-trisphosphate receptor-interacting protein-like 2, translating into APVYTLSPRVLWPLATGLCTALLCLYQALRGGEGAAEAGSAPLLKGSALLLLGCLLARCCGAAGGGARPGGPGAAGARRGALESFYARQLRLSPHVLGHSKAHVARVVAELVRAAKAQGLQPGPLALSLRGDFVRIGSAYEQHKVRSPDCFDILVPLRLPPLLEPRPRSADRLGPCGAFVCGLRARAGWPRRYRPFAEGFCVELQGRSHLSSGLVLRWFQGHLQRCLGAVRYRLQERCRVSLSVCPGRPPTLHILPCSDYVCCHISMAVRLIPAIPLGDALYLTALPPEGPPAALAPEALWGLNASRQEQRLLSWLKDQAPASSCHLKCLQILKGLRDLRGQGLEEPFCSQWGRVLSSYVLKTALFSLLLQGPLEAWDERFLVERLEDLVLYLRDCLRKQVLMHFFLGNASLPEAVALPRFLKEAAPVNLLAGFDGPTLDLAAFQLINTWIQAPHVIRMYSSPRYLRPAPTPCRHVGEARQEPTGE; encoded by the coding sequence gcgcccgtcTACACCCTCAGCCCGCGGGTCCTCTGGCCGCTGGCGACCGGGCTCTGCACCGCGCTGCTCTGCCTCTACCAGGCCctgcgcggcggggagggcgcggcggAGGCGGGCTCCGCGCCGCTGCTGAAGGGctcggcgctgctgctgctgggctgcctgctggcccgctgctgcggcgcggcgggcggcggcgccaggcccggcgggccgggggcggcgggggcgcggcgcggcgccctGGAGAGCTTCTACGCGCGGCAGCTGCGGCTCTCGCCGCACGTGCTGGGCCACAGCAAGGCGCACGTCGCGCGCGTGGTGGCCGAGCTGGTGCGCGCCGCCAAGGCGCAggggctgcagcccggcccgcTGGCGCTCAGCCTGCGCGGGGACTTCGTGCGCATCGGCAGTGCCTACGAGCAGCACAAGGTGCGCAGCCCCGACTGCTTCGACATCCTGGTGCCCCTGCGGCTGCCGCCCCTCCTGGAGCCCCGGCCGCGCTCTGCCGACAGGCTGGGGCCGTGCGGCGCCTTCGTCTGCGGCCTGCGGGCGAGGGCCGGCTGGCCGCGCCGCTACCGGCCCTTTGCCGAGGGCTTCTGCGTGGAGCTGCAGGGCCGCAGCCACCTCTCCTCGGGGCTGGTGCTGCGCTGGTTCCAGGGCCACCTGCAGCGGTGCCTGGGCGCCGTGCGGTACCGGCTGCAGGAGCGCTGCCGCGTCAGCCTCTCGGTCTGCCCCGGGCGCCCGCCCACGCTGCACATCCTGCCCTGCTCCGACTACGTCTGCTGCCACATCTCCATGGCCGTGCGCCTCATCCCCGCCATCCCCCTCGGCGACGCGCTTTACCTCACAGCCCTGCCGCCCGAGGgcccaccggcagccctggccCCTGAGGCCCTCTGGGGCCTCAACGCCTCGCGGCAGGAGCAGCGGCTGCTGAGCTGGCTGAAGGACCAGGCCCCGGCTTCCTCCTGCCACCTCAAGTGCCTGCAGATCCTCAAGGGCCTGCGGGACCTCCGCGGGCAGGGCCTGGAGGAGCCCTTCTGCTCCCAGTGGGGCCGGGTGCTCTCCTCCTACGTGCTGAAGACGGCgctcttctccctgctgctgcaggggcccttGGAGGCCTGGGACGAGCGGTTCCTGGTGGAGCGGCTGGAGGACCTGGTGCTGTACCTCAGGGACTGCCTGCGCAAGCAGGTGCTGATGCATTTCTTCCTGGGCAATGCCAGCCTCCCCGAGGCCGTGGCGCTGCCCCGGTTCCTTAAGGAAGCTGCCCCCGTGAACTTGCTGGCCGGCTTTGATGGGCCCACGCTGGACCTGGCTGCCTTCCAGCTGATCAACACCTGGATCCAGGCCCCACATGTCATCAGGATGTACAGCAGCCCCCGCTACTTGCGACCAGCACCCACCCCGTGCCGGCACGTCGGCGAGGCCAGGCAGGAGCCAACAGGAGAGTGA